DNA sequence from the Sphaeramia orbicularis chromosome 13, fSphaOr1.1, whole genome shotgun sequence genome:
TTAAATGCTTACCTCAAACAATGACACAaaggggttttttttctgttctaactcacttttttttttttttttttttttttgttaaatctgtAAACGTGAGAATTTTTTGTTTCTGCATATGCTGGAGAGCTTTCCTCATCCTCTGCAAAGACAacttacaaataaatacaatttctaATAATTTCCCATGGTTTTTCAAAGCACTTTGGTTCTTTCTGTTTTCCTACGTTTTCTTTCATTTGTTATTGACTGAAGTGCATGGGGTGTGAGATATGGGGTCTTTTTCACCATATAGAATATACAATTGTACCTATTATTATCATATATGCACACAAATTTGAAAAAGCGCGTGCAGACAGTACATACAACAACAAAAAGCTTAAGACAAATGCTGCAAAGAGTGTCCACTGGGGCCCATTTATAACCACTAATTCAAAGTTATTATTTAGCTTTGATGGTCTCTGTATTGATTACACTAATTTTAGGAAAAACTGCTGTAACAAGTATCACAGTGCTTTACTGTCTACATTTCACATTTAAATTGAATCTGGGGATTTTGCTTTAAGAGAAATTGCACTAGACAGATTTTGCCTGCTAAATCTTTTTACTGTCTGTTAGTGCTCACATTTCTCCTCTGCTGTCCTAAACTGATGAAATGCTAGCCAGCACTCAGGCAAACATGGGGTAGTCTACAGGTGACACATTTTCAATGGCAGCCGAGATATTCCAAGATTAATGGCTTGAATGTGATGTTTTGACTGATTCTGTATACCCCTCTTCATCTCCAGCTCTTTCTCCCCCCTCTGCTCTGTGCAGCACCTCTTCTTTCACCTTGTGTTCACGTGACACCCCACCCCCTGTACATCTGTGTCTTTATTCATTCTACTTCCAGACATTTTCTCTGTGGCAGCCCAATGGAGGCTGGCTGAATAATAGATGAATGGCACAGAGGGATAGATACACCCTGTTGGGTATTCAGCTACACACACCTTGGCAGCACACTGCCAAAAACCGGCTGATTTTTACTACTGTTTATTCAAGCTCCCATTATTGCACTGGTATTATGCAGGTTGTGCTATTAAAGTGAAGAGATCTTTGTAAGTGAATTGTCTGTTACTGCAGCCCTATGTGATCATTCGAGTAGCACGAAAGGTTAATGCTATGCACGGCTGTGTGCACTTGCAGATTTTCAGGAATAACTAATAGAAGTCATgtaattgttttctttttctttgtagaTTAAAATGCATACACCTACCTGTATGTGCACATACACGCACATGAGCATGTTTACTACCCACTGCCAAATGACTGGCAGGCTTCAGTGAAGTCTGGCACttttcagtgtgtatgtgtgtacatctTTGCCTGTGTGTGTCGCTAACATGGGCAGAGATGTCCACACAGATGGCAGATTAGATGATGGCAGACTTGTCCAAACTGGGTTCCCTGCTCTCCCTTTATTTTGTCTCCTTTCTCCTTTTCTCACTCATTGtatgtctttgtcttttttgctCCATATATCAATCAAAGAGAATCACCTTGTGCCATTAAAAGCAGCTGTTATTTATACAGACAGTGCTCATGTCGGCAGTGCTCCACACCTCTAGGATGTCTGCCTTTGTTTCCAGACAGGGTTCAGGAGCTAGCTGTGAAATCGGAGCGCAACACTAATTTTCTCCCTCACTGGCACTCGTGGTTGTCTGTCAGTGTGGGTTTTTGATGCTTTGATAGTTAAAAACAGCCTCAGGACATGGCTATATGTAGTCAAACAAACAGTATTGAGGATTTACTGTACATTATACAAGAAAAAGCTTGTGTTGTCTCAAATTGTTTTGTTACCCTGCTCCttgaaggggaagcaaggggtattgtttttggtttggtttgtttctgtttgttaacgctttagcagcaaaattgtttgttgaattcataccaaattgggtttataaatacagttacattttgggaaaagtaggtcaaagttcaaatttttttttatacattttaaattttttttccccaacttacttataatggttgaaatttgtctatgtctatgctgacatcagcacacgcgtagatatgatgacataagttggatcgatgccaaaataagctacaatacatgcaaggggcagggtctgttgtgcctggcaccacttgttatatttcTTATCTATACTTTTATTTCAGAGGTCACCATATTTTGCGGAGGACATTGGTGTTGTGATATTTGTTATTGgtacttcaataaaaaaattgtCAACACAAACTTTCAATTCAGAAAGCTAATGTCGAGAAAGACATTGCCTGTTCTAGCTAACATATTAGCCGGTTGCTACTAAGATTGCACTGATCCGATAATAGGATCAAATATCGGTCCTGATATCAACATTTCAGGTGGATCGGGGATTGGTTAAAGCAATTGATCTGTAAGACCGAcccttcccctttaaatttttgtaACTTGGGCTACGTCATACATGCCGAACGTAATTCAAAAAGTAACgtgacggacctgtatgtggaggacgtggtgggttataaaGCTCTGTGGATAAAGCTGTGTGAAAGTGAgttcccctcaccttatcattgactacctgctgccccctgaaAGCACATTGGTAATCAGACCTCAATCGTTGGGACGGAGGTCCGTGCCgagtgatttatactgttgtgatgtacaacagtactAACACGCACGCACAACAATGTCACTCgcgatccccccccccccatattgaTGGTTAATGCAAGTCTCATGTCATGCTGGTGAAAGTGGCAGAACTTAACTCCAAATAAAAGATTAAAACTAACAAGATGAATGAGTGTCAATAAATCTACTGATGAATTTCTAAATCTGATATGTAAGATGCCACAAAATATGTCCCACCAAAATCTGCAAAATATTAATTGCCCAGAAAGTTCCCACACATTAAACATAGTAAAAGGACATATGGACATTAtgcatttttgtttgtgtttgtaaattcactgatggttttttttttttagctttacttCATATATAATCATTGAGACTGTTCCATTACatggttttgttgtgttttctttttccccCTCCTTTAATATCTTTTGCACTAAGATATTGCCTGTATATGTGGTGTGCAGAGCTGCAGCAGGTCTTATGTAAAAAGCGGTGGCTGGCTCATGGTATTATCCTGCAGGTGGACTCAGGCCGCTGTCTACCAGGACTGCCACAAGTTAACTGCCACCGCTGCCTTCAGTACTGGGTGTGTGGCTGTAAGCTGCCTAAGTCTTTCTTGTCTGCAGGAGATTAGCTTGTGTGAGAAGGATTAGCACtagggtgtgtatttgtgtgcataatgtgtgtgtgtatgtttgtgtcgtACAGTAGGTTGGCAGTGTCTGGCAGTCAGTTTTGGCCTGTTAGGGGTGTGTAAATAATTCCCTGTTCTTTCTTACTATAGCCAAAGCATGCCACCCCAGCTGGCCCCCCTCCCACAGGCCTCAGTGATTATGCTCAGCTCATGAGTGTGATTTGCTTTCATTGACCGTTTTCctgatttcctttttttcctttcttcttcCGGTCTCCACAGAATGAAGAGTTGGATAAGAAGTATGCTGgccttttggaaaaaaaatggacCTCAGTCATCAGATTACAAAAGAAGGTTTGTGGGTTTTTCCTCCTAAGAATGCTTGTGGGGATTGTAGTCTTGTGAATGGTTTGTGATATTAGTGCCTACCAGAGAACTGAAAATATTAACCTATAATAACCTGGTTAAAAACAGACTCTTTTAGACCTAGCTTCCTGCTGTGCCACTTGTGCTATGGTTCTTTGTACTTCCTCTCATGTTTAACTGCAGTATGTACATATGAGCAGGCGATATATTTGGTCTATAATTGTCAATTCCCCAGTagacatggtttgtttctgtatAGTCACCTTCCATCTTGGTAACTCCTACCTGTATGATCCGTGCAGGTGATGGAACTTGAATCCAAACTAAATGAAGCTAAAGAGGAGATCACCCTGGGCGGACCTGTCACTCAGAAGCGCGACCCCAAAGAGTGGATCCCACGCCCACCAGAAAAGTACGCCCTGAGTGGCCACCGCAGCCCAGTCACCCGTGTCATCTTCCACCAGTGTTCAGTGTCATGGTGTCTGCCTCGGAGGACGCCACAATAAAGGTCAGtgctgatggttccacctgcACAGTCTCAAGAACCTGCAGGTTTTACATTTTAAGTAAAAGTTGCACCAAGTATAAAGTGTGCCATCTGTGAGGGTCTGCAGTGTTTGGCTCATTTTGATCTGTTCTGTGCATCTACTGATATTTATTTCCAGTTCGACATATTTAAAAACTGGATAATGAAAGTACTGATCCTTACCCTTACATGTCAGATGTTGAATTATCATGCTTTTTAAAGGTTATTCAGTGCAGGCAACAGTGTTAAGGAAGTGCTTAAATGAACCATTATCGCAAACAGAATAAAATGTCTGAGATTAGTTTTGTTTTCTGACGTCTTTGAAAGCTAATTAGAACTATAAGTACAGTTTACACATTTAGCTGGCAAACTGATGTCAGTGCATATCCTTGTATATTATCTCATTTGCCTGGTAACTTCGCACGTGAATATTCTTTCCAGGTTTTGCTGCCATTACTTCCAGCCAGTGTAAACAAATACTTGACTCTGCTGGTCTAACAGGTTGTTATGGTGAAAACCACAGTGGCAGAATAAATGTAAAACATTTCACTGAGCTCACAGTGTCATGTGACTCTTCACTTTTTATTTGAGTACAAATTAAGCTTCATTGTAAATCATTTAGTCACATAAGACAGGGTGTTGCACAGTTTCTTTCCCTACCTTGACATGTGCTTAAACAAAGATATTAGCCAGTTTCTACTCAAACATATTCAGTGCACACACCTTCAAGTTTCAAATCCCCAGTTTGCCCATGTAACAGAGGTGTAGGTGGCTCATGATAGAGAATGGTTTCATGTATTCATTTAAGATGTCTGGAGTGAAGTGAATGTTGGAGCACAAAATGTAGGGGTGTAATTGTTGGTATttcaaagacaaagagaggaatagaTACTTAGAACCTTGTTGAATGTGATGCTGCTTTGGAAATGTGCTGcttaaaaatacagaggaaacatTACAATGTTATAATTGAGGTTTTAAATTTCACTGCAGTGTGGTGGCAGCCTTACTACACACAGTTTTTCCTCACTGCTTAATTTTGCTCCTTGTGTTTTATGCCTCAGTTATGAGAGCACCACACTTCACTAGACACTACCTCTCATTTTTAGACACTCTGGATTACACAAGTATCTCCCTCTGTCATTTTTGTCTCCTTATGTTCCATATACAGTCAATGCTCTGTCCCTGGGCTATTTTCACAGAAGTGTTAGTGCATTGCTTCAGCGCACAATGCCAATACTCTGTTGagctgtttgttctgtatattttattCATGAGACAATACAAGACACGTGTACATTTCCTCCTCGGATACACCCACACAGCAGGAGTTTCCCTCTCCGTTCTGGCATCTTCTTCCCTTTCCAAGCCCAGCCCCTCCCCCCTGCCACACCCCCAGCCTCCTGCATCATTTATCTTCCACTTAAGCGGCCCCACCAGGACTCCCCACCATCTGAGCCATCCATTCCACAGGAGGAGATAGACCTAAGTAAAAATCTAAAACTGCCCCTTTCTGGTGCTCTTTTCCTGGCTGCCTCCTGTCACTGTGGCCTCGCCTGGACTCCTTCTGTGTCCTACTTTTCTGGTCCTGAACAGCATTGTTAAATTTTTAACCGGGTAGCCGAGCTCATACTCTGTACACTCATCAGCTTTCACCTCATACAAGTGAGGCTGTTTAGTCTGAACAGACTGATCTCCAATTGTTAGCTGATTTCTACTTTGAAAGAGGAATTGCAGTCAGTCTTTGCAAATATATAATTGCACACACATCATTGTAGTTTGATTATTAGTGCTCCACTCTCATCTCTCATCATTGTCAGGTAAAATATAGAACTGATTTCTTTTGTAgttgttattttatattatattattttacatttatattataaAAACTCCCTAATGTCTATAATGTCTTCAATGTGAAAGGATAGAAAGGCAAAGTACCATTCATTTCTAGGTGAAATGACACAGCAGTATTCATGGGTACTTATTGACTAAATCTCTGATTGGCCACAATGAAAACATGACACCTGGGTGCATCCCCATTTTTTTGGAACGTGGCTGGTAAATAGTCAGCCAGGAACACTATTAATATTTTAAGGCAGGAGTAATGTGGATCTAGattatgttttttgagaaaaaaatgcAACACTGGCAACACTGTGAGGTGAGGAAATTTCTCTTGATTTGACAGGGATTCAGGACTAATCTTTGGGTCCCTGTTTACCAGCATTTTCATGACATCAAACACACGCAAATAAAGAATGGAAAGGCTAAGTTATTTGTTGGCACTGTGAAAGGAGCCTTATCCTTATTTATTGATAACATAACATCTGAAAGCAATAATTTCCTCTCCTTTCTCTCCCAGTCATTCTCTGGACCTCAACCACCTTCTCATTTCCTCATCTCTCCCCTCTGACACAGTACATTTTTGCAAGGCTAAGGATAACCTTGAGTTCACTTTCAACCTTTCATACTATGTAAATCAGCAGGTTGTGACTGTAGAGTTGTACTGGCTCATACATGTCAACTAGAGGCAGGGTTAATTTACACAATGGCAGAGAGCATTGGTTTCAGCTTTTACAAAGATTGCCTTTGTAACACTGTTATCCTTTTGATACCAAAGATTCAAGGTATGTTTCCTGTAAGAATGTGAAGTATTAATCATAATGAAATAGACAGGATTTTAAGCAGCTGCTTAAATAACATCCTGAAGAAGTGCCAGGGAGAGTCGTTGGCCTTGTAGCATTGAGTTACAGGTAGTTAATGGATTACGTGTACTTTAGATGCTGCTTCTTAATGCTGTTATGTGAGTGGACTGTCAGACCTGGTGTACCTCCAAACACATTAACTGCATTGATCTCCAGCAGGATAAAACCCCCCGTGCACTTTGTACCTCGCAGCCATCTGCACCATGTCTGTAGCTTCTTTTTATGGGAGGGGGTAGGCAGAAGGACTAAGAGGAGGGGTATGTCTCCTGTCACCGTCTGCCCAAAATCCCCCCAACCCAAGAGAGGAACCAAGGAGGGTTTATCCCTCCATGACAAACCGTCTGTCTGTGTGAAAACCACAGAAATACAAGCTTTTCTATGGCTACAGAATCGGGCTGAGTACTATTCACTACATATTCTGTCTCAGCTCCAACTGGCAGAACAGCACTCACAATAAACTCTCTTGGCTTTAGCAATCCTATCTGTATCTGTAACCCTAATCATGGTCCTGGCATATCTGCCATTAGGATCAGGAAAGCATCATGGGTTCTGTAGCTCAGTTTACATAAGTGTGTCTGAGTGAggcttttattcttattcttggtATCCTCAGCATGTCAGATGTTGTCACATTTAGGGGCTTTGTGGATGGTTGGAAAGGGGGTTCGTTGTGAAACCAACAGCATGACTGTTTGATGCACTGTAGGACTCACCCTGAAGATGTTCCTCTTTGACAAGTACTAGTTGTTAGTTTAAGGGATTAGTTGACTAGTCCCCCCGGTGAATGGCTACAGTGTAGGGTAACAGTCCCACCCCCTCCATGTTATTCTATGGGATGTTGCCAGACTCATCTCAAAGTACACATCCAGTAAATAGTGCCCAAAGGTGATTTCGGACTGTTTGGTTTGGCTTGTGTTCTAATTGTATTCTCTCTgatcagtgtgttttagtaagtTATTTGATTATATAAAATTATTTCTGATAGATGTAATAACTAATCAGGGTACAGAGTCTGTCAGACAAGGAGCAGGGAGCCAATCAGACAACATATGATATTCCTGTGTTTTTACTCTGGCATTAAATTGTCACAAAGGCAATGTAGCTTCATGAGAGAGAACTGCCAAGTgacatctattattattatttgcagtcTATGGTTAGAGAGAGCAGACATTCTGAATTGTTAATGTCAGAAAGATGAGGCATGATTGAGGACTATGATATGaacttttattttatctaatgTGTTTTAgctcaaaataaaatgaaatcactTGAAAGAAAAATAACAAGTCATTGACACACTATTTACAAATTAAATGCTACTATGTCAGAAATATACAGAGGAAGTCAAATGAAATCCAAAGTTTGTGTTTCACACTCTGGTAATCGTCCTTTCAAAGTGATCCCACACTTTGGATTTCCAGAcatcatatcattagcctcacagcataattgcctaaatcatattttttttcaggtcataaccAATGATAAAAAACAGTAGTGTTAGgggagtaaagttacacagatgtcACTGTTCACCCAAAAACAtgaggcagttatgctatgaggcaaaCAATATGAAGTTCAGTGATGGTAACTTATGTAGACAATCAAGTCCATGATTCAGTTCAGTGATTTAGTGTTCTCTCTTTTTGTTGAATTTCACAGCTCTTTTTAACTTGTGACCAACCATTTAAATGTGGCAGCCCTAATAAGGTGTGTGTAAGAGTTTCTTTAATAATGATGCATCATTTGTTCTGTGTATCAGGTGTGGGACTACGAGACAGGAGACTTTGAACGCACACTTAAAGGCCACACAGATTCGGTGCAGGACATCTCTTTTGACCAGACTGGCAAACTGCTAGCATCCTGCTCTGCAGACATGACTATCAAGCTGTGGGATTTCCAAGGCTTTGAGTGCATCAGGACCATGCATGGTAAGAATAAATCAGTTAATCTTTGAAAAATTGGAGACAGAATAGTATTACATTTGAATAAACATCAGGAACAATTAACATTGTAATACGTGCACCGGCAGAAATGTAGGACAGCTGCTCCCGCTTGTGTTATCTATGTGAGCATGATTGGTTGTGATTTCTTCGTCATGGCTTTATGAATGTAGCTTGTGACTATACACAGGCCTCAGGTGGTACAGATGCTGTTTGTTATCACTTTTGACGCCACTGATGAGGCTCAGTCTGCTCCAGTTCACAGCAAACTGTGCCAGATTCACAACCAGCTCCGACAAATGGGCAGTAGTAGCCATTTTGTGTGTCTTAGTACTCTCTCCTGAAGACAATGCACTTACCCTTAGATCtacataaatataaaatgttttgtgGTTCTAGGCTCAAAGTACGATGACTTATTGATGGGCAAAAGACATTTGCAGAGTAGAGGCTCAGAGTTGACAGTTTTAGTTGGAAAGGCTCAGATTTAGGTTTTTAATGCATGTGCGGTCTATATTCTTCTTTCTTATCTGAAAATATACTGCACCATTGGTCAAGTTGTGCTGAAGCAGTCCTTTGGCACACATGCGTTATCTGTTAAACTCTAATTGCTAAATAAATGGTGCCAGCACATCTTACATGTGCCCTGAGACCCTTCTGATTTAGGAACCACcgtatgaataattttttttttgcttaaatcatgGTGTGGCCAGGCAGCAGCAGCCTAAACATTATGACACCTCAGCATTTCTTTTTGTCCCCCTTTCCTCCCCCAAACCTTTACTAGAGCAGCCCTTTAATGTCACACTGTGAAGCCAacatgaattaaataaataaacccatttATTGAACAGAGAAGCAGTGCACTGGCATTCATAAATTTCTGCTGAAGTGGTAAAGCTGGCATTTTGTGCAGCAAGCAACAGATTTTTCTGGTTGCCActtctctccctcttttttttttttttttgtaaatggtgTGAGAGCTGTTGGCACTTCCTCAGACAGATGAGCTGTTTTTCACACTGCAGAGATCACTGACTAAAAACCTTCTATTAAACTAATGCCCCCATCTCCTATCTCTCCATTCACTTTTAATTTGTCATACCCAACCTTTCCGTCTTTTTACTtaccctgaaaaaaaaagacaggccAACTGGTGAAGTAGATTAGTGCCGATTTGGACAGGAGTTTAATTATCCTCTTCAACACCACGTTGCACTTTTCTGTGGAGCTGCCACCCATTATTACAGTCTGACATGTGTGCTGCTCTCACACACAGAGTTAAGCTGGCCTTTTAGAGAATACTTACTGTTGTCTTCATCTGTTTAGCAGCTTAAATATGGCCCAGTGTCTAGGTAATTAGGCATCTCTTATTCTCTGCGGAACAAAGTAAACCCCAGCAAATTGGCTGCTTCGGCTGTCATTTAATTGGCTAATTACGACCAAACCCATAGCTTTTTGGCGGTCCTAGTGGCTTAAGACGCACAAATATCGGAGCTGGCAAGTAAAATCAGTGTTTGGGTCCTCTGTTTATAGTGAAGATAAAAAGATTAAACAGATCATGCGTTTCCATCTGAAATTATTTAACACTTTGTACAGGAGCTTTGTCTTCATAATGATCTCTTGCTCCGACTGAGTTTTGTATTtggtttgttccttttttttcctttcaggaCATGATCACAATGTTTCGTCTGTAGCCATCATGCCCAATGGAGATCACATTGTTTCTGCCTCAAGGGACAAAACCATGAAAATGTGGGAGGTGGCCACTGGGTACGCATCTTTAAACCCAAAATACCCTTAAATATTTGGATTATATTGATGATAGTCTGCAAGTCTGGTTTGATAACACTTCCCCCCTCCCATTAGGTACTGTGTGAAGACCTTCACAGGCCACAGGGAGTGGGTCCGTATGGTGCGGCCCAACCAGGACGGCACACTGATCGCCAGCTGCTCCAACGACCAGACGGTTCGCGTGTGGGTCGTGGCCACCAAAGAGTGCAAGGCTGAGCTGCGAGAGCATGAGCATGTGGTGGAGTGCATCTCCTGGGCACCAGAGAGCGCTTACCCCACCATTCTAGATGCCACAGGCTCAGAGGTAAGAGACCGCCCACACCCAAAAACTAAATCATGTCAAGCCTTTGTGTCTTCAACCATTTTAATTAATCTATGAACAAGAATCACAAAGGATACACAAAGAGCATATATACAGCAAGATTAGATCAACATAGTATAAATGTGTACttaatgaaaatacacaaaatgataATACAATCACCACATAAGCTACATTGAATGGGACTTGCACACCTGAAAGTCCAAACCACTGTCtctgtttttattcacttttgtggAGGACTAATGGCTTTGGATGATATACTGATTACGTCCTGCAGTAATCATCTGCATCTGTACATTATGTGATTTTTTTAGTTCTTCATCAGACTATATCACTACTGAATACCTTGCCTCCTTTTCTTCATCAGTGCTCTTATAGCAGATATCTTCTATCTCTTGTTATTTTTGGCTTCATCTGTTGTCTATTGGTGATAGTGGCTTTATGTAACAATCTGTAACTGATCTGAAAATGCAAACTATCCAAATATGTTTTTTCACACCGTGTGAGAGGTTTCAACCGTTATAAAACTGGTTTAACTCAAGCTAAAAAGTCAAAGTCCAAACCAAACAACATAGCTGTgaagaatagatctttattgtcactgtcacaggaacaattaAAATCaatttagcagctcagttcattttagcagcaaaacacttagtgcaaagggactgtataagaaaaataaaatacaaatatcacaggTTCCCACTAAAAAGAACTCTTTAACTCTATGACCTCTGATGTGATTGATCATGAAGGAAAAGAGAACAGTGGTTCACAAGGAGTACCTTTAACTGTTTGTCATCTTCTGTGAGGTAGTTTAGATCTCTGTTTTGTACAGGGTGTGCAGATCCTTAAAAGGTCTTCATTTGATTATCCTAAATTAAGGCTTTAATTATCcttaaaatgaataattaatcCTTAACTCTGGCACTTAAAGGTCTTAAAAATACCTCAGGCTCAATAAATAGTATTGCCATATTTGCTTTGGAAACCTTTTGTAAATAATTTGTCAAATTTGTAATTAGTGTTTATCATAATGGAGATCAGAATGAGAAGAGTCTCCAACCATCATTCATGGGTGGAACAGGTCAGATATGAGCTTTAACAGCTTGAGCATCAGTTGCAGAAACTTAAGTTATGAAAAGAAGTCAATGTAATGTTTGCTGGATTGCATCATGGTTAAGACCGATTCAAGGTAACAGCTATGACGCCCTTCTTactattatttttgtgaatgtaaggtGTTAAATGTCACCAAAGATGCCTTgataaatgtcttaaaaagtcatagaTCTGGCTTCCTCTAACCTGCAAATATCCTGTAGTAAGGGAGGACCTGCACACAAACAACAAACGAGTTCAATTTAGGTCTTTAATATTTCCAATTGAATACATTGTCCTACTCTACGGTGAAAAAGTCCAGCATCTTGGTGTATACG
Encoded proteins:
- the LOC115431588 gene encoding LOW QUALITY PROTEIN: lissencephaly-1 homolog (The sequence of the model RefSeq protein was modified relative to this genomic sequence to represent the inferred CDS: inserted 1 base in 1 codon), whose amino-acid sequence is MVLSQRQRDELNRAIADYLRSNGYEEAYSTFKKEAELDMNEELDKKYAGLLEKKWTSVIRLQKKVMELESKLNEAKEEITLGGPVTQKRDPKEWIPRPPEKYALSGHRSPVTRVIFHXVFSVMVSASEDATIKVWDYETGDFERTLKGHTDSVQDISFDQTGKLLASCSADMTIKLWDFQGFECIRTMHGHDHNVSSVAIMPNGDHIVSASRDKTMKMWEVATGYCVKTFTGHREWVRMVRPNQDGTLIASCSNDQTVRVWVVATKECKAELREHEHVVECISWAPESAYPTILDATGSETKKSGKPGPFLLSGSRDKTIKMWDVSIGMCLMTLAGHDNWVRGILFHPGGKFIVTCADDKTLRIWDYKNKRCMKTLSAHEHFVTSLDFHKAAPYVVTGSVDQTVKVWECR